In one window of Vanessa atalanta chromosome 10, ilVanAtal1.2, whole genome shotgun sequence DNA:
- the LOC125066893 gene encoding uncharacterized protein LOC125066893 → MAVMGCLLHFAIVGLQVSSTLASGTVPLTSFLQNQNFFNIFRRDTDFTPYHGAPTKPPQFDALRVDAIDLNKDGWRYNTTNLVYSGLNEAVLDDFGFNFMSNITHITFHTDMVVTCQYITDGKLFSQPISGEGSCIVHLKNIQFGMIMPFSILEDSGQQYINLRNYRYFYDVRDNADFTLQNLYYGDKESSHKMHYLLNYNWKFVTERYSPIFIDAAADYMFEMFRNNMLDMPLKNRVGH, encoded by the exons ATGGCAGTCATGGGTTGTTTGTTACATTTCGCAATTGTTGGACTCCAAGTTTCAAGTACCTTAGCATCAG GTACCGTCCCTTTGACTAGTTTTCTTCAGAACCAAAATTTCTTTAACATATTCAGAAGAGACACTGATTTTACTCCTTATCATGGGGCACCAACAAAACCCCCACAATTTGACGCTTTGAGAGTAGACGCAATTGATTTGAACAAGGATGGTTGGAGATATAACACAACAAATCTAGTATACAGTGGCCTAAATGAAGCAGTTTTAGATGACTTTGG atttAATTTCATGTCTAATATTACTCACATAACCTTCCATACCGATATGGTGGTCACGTGTCAATACATTACGGATGGAAAGTTATTTTCGCAACCCATTAGCGGGGAAGGATCCTGTATCGTACATCTCA aaaatattcAATTCGGTATGATCATGCCATTCAGTATTCTTGAAGACTCTGGTCAACAGTATATAAATCTTAGAAACTACCGTTACTTTTACGATGTAAGAGATAATGCTGATTTTACTTTACAAAATCTTTACTATGGAGACAAGGAATCAA GTCACAAGATGCATTATCTCCTAAACTATAATTGGAAATTTGTCACAGAACGATATTCACCAATTTTTATAGACGCAGCCGCTGATTATATGTTTGAAATGTTCAGAAACAACATGCTTGATATGCCTTTAAAGAATCGCGTTGGTCACTAg